The Microbulbifer sp. TB1203 nucleotide sequence GAGCCGGTTAACTTCTGCCTGCAGATCGCCCAGTTGCGCCTGCAGCTCGGTAATCTGGGTCAACACCCCTTTTACCTTGCGGCTCTCCTGCTCGTAGAGTACCGCCGCGCCGCCGAAGGCCAGGGCAAAAACAACCAGAATGGAAAACTGACGCATAACAATCTCCGATAAATTCCCTTTCGCCCCATTGGCTTAAAAGTAAACTGCATTATCCGAATAAACTGCGGCTATCTTCTGCGAACTTGTGCATAAATCTCAATAGCGGATGGTGACCGGGCAGCCTGCTTTATTATCCGGCAACGGCACACCTGTGCTGTATTAACCCGCCACCTAAGAGGACCTCTGAATAGTCCATTTCGTCACCCCGGCGTCTAGAGAAACGGGGGGTTTCTGGATTCCGGCTTTCGCCGGAATGACGTTAATCAGAAGTTCCCTAAAAAGCTGTGGGTTAATTTCACTCCTTGTCGGACGATACCGCAGCGAGCAGCTGTTCCGGCGTCACCGCCTCCTGATCCACGCAGCATCCGCTCTGCCGAAGCGCCGGGATCAGTTTCCCGTCGGCGTATTCACAGCCGGTGCTCTCGATTGGCCGCTGGCCCGTCTTTCTGGTCTGCTGCGGCAGGTGGCCGTCACCGGCGAGCAACCTCTCCAGCAATGGCTCATAGCCCGGCCGCCAGCAAACCAGGTTGGCGAAGCTGCGCTTGAGAGCCGCGGCGATCTGCATGCCCTCGTAATCCAGGTCACCCCAGAAGTACACCGGCAGCTCCACCGCGCCCTGCCCCTGCCACCACTGGAGGAAATCCCTGCGCGCTGTCTGCTGCGCATTGTTCAGGGTGCTGAAGCGGGCCACACCGGGCGTACGCACCCGCGCCGCGCCGCCGCGGTAGCCCTCGATATATACCAGTGCCGTGCGCTCTGGCCCGCAGTCCGCCAGCATCAAGAAAGAGTCCTGATTTTCTATCAGCAGCACCCGCTCCGTTTGCGCCGGCAGGTACAAGTGCATCAGCAGCGGCCGCTCGTGAACTCTGTCGCATTGGCTCGGGAAGAGCGCGCGAACCAGTGCCTGGCGCCCATCGCCATCCAGGTATTTGGAATCGCCGAGAAAACAGCGCGCCGACAGCTGGCGCCAGGAAAGGCGCTTCGCGGGGCGGCCCTCCGTGGGATCGCCTTCCGCGCGGTTCAGTTCCCCGCCCAGGCCGGCCCAGCAGGCCAGCATCTGTTCGAAATCCTCGAAGCCCGGGTCCAGCTCCAGGCCGCCGGGCGGAAATGCATCCGGGACCTCGAAACGTCCGGCAAATTTTGTCAGCGCAGCCTGCCATTCCGGGTCCAGCCGCACCGGGCGCGACCTGTCCAACCACTCGCGGATCATCGGCTCGCGGCTGTCTTCAAAGTAGAGCCGCGCCCCCTCCCAGGCGGCGCTGCCCGCTGGCCGGCGCCCCGGAGGCTTGATAGAAAAACAGCGGTAATCGCGGGACAGCCACACCAGTTCGTCCCAGAGTTCACCGTCGTCGTACACGGGATCAGTAAATGGAGCCAGCGCGGCGCGCAGCGCTCGGGGTGCCTTCCTCGGGTCCAGAGTCATGCCGATCGGCTTTTCCTCGCCGGTGAGAATCTGCTCGTCGCGCCTGTCGAGCACGTATTCCAGCAGCCCCATAATCACCGGGTTGGCCGCGGCCAGTTCGGGGATTTGCCTTGTCATATTCTCCTCCTTGAACCCTCCTATAGGAGCGGCCCATGGCCGCTCCTACAATAAAAACAAAGATGGAGTTTCTATGCCTCCACCAACTCCATAAAATCCAGCGACGCCTGCCGGCGGATGGTGCGGCGGTGGTTGGCCCAGAGTTCGGCGATCTTCTCCCGGTTGCAGATTTTGCGATCCACGTAGACTCGGGTATTGAGCTGGCCGATGGGCTTGGCGCTCGGGCACTTGCTGAACACAAATTGATTGGAGATCAGGTCCATAAACGGGCCGGACTTGCTGCTCGGCATAATGAACAGCAACTGCAGGCCCAGGGTTTCCGTCAGGTAGCGGATCACCTCCCGCGAGCGGGATTCATCCATCTTGGAGAAGGCCTCGTCCACCAGCACCATCTGCAGGTGACTGCTGCCCTCGTTGAAACGGAAGGCCGAAGTCACCGCGGCGGAGCGGATAATATAAGCGGGGGTCTCCAGCTGGCCGCCGGAGCCAGTGCCGTACTGGCTCAGTGCAATCGGCTCCTTGCCCTCCGGCTCCTTGAAGATCTCGTAGCTGCGGTAATTGCGATAGTCGCTGATGCGATCCAGTTCCCGCCGCGCCACCTGCTCGTCTTCGCTGAGCAGCATATTCAGCAGCTTGTCGCGCACTTTCTGCTGGGCGGGGTTTAACTGCGCGTCGAACAGGCTCTCCTCCTCGCCCAGGTTCGGCAGTTCGATCACCGCCTTGAAGAAATTCCAGTATTCCCTGAACTCCGGCACCCAGCTGTAGGCGAAGCGGAAGCGCTCGCGGTCGGCGCCGAAGCGGTGGTGTTCCAGCTCCCTGTTCAGGTCGTCCAGCACCCGCTTGCCATCGTTGATCGACTGGT carries:
- a CDS encoding Wadjet anti-phage system protein JetD domain-containing protein translates to MTRQIPELAAANPVIMGLLEYVLDRRDEQILTGEEKPIGMTLDPRKAPRALRAALAPFTDPVYDDGELWDELVWLSRDYRCFSIKPPGRRPAGSAAWEGARLYFEDSREPMIREWLDRSRPVRLDPEWQAALTKFAGRFEVPDAFPPGGLELDPGFEDFEQMLACWAGLGGELNRAEGDPTEGRPAKRLSWRQLSARCFLGDSKYLDGDGRQALVRALFPSQCDRVHERPLLMHLYLPAQTERVLLIENQDSFLMLADCGPERTALVYIEGYRGGAARVRTPGVARFSTLNNAQQTARRDFLQWWQGQGAVELPVYFWGDLDYEGMQIAAALKRSFANLVCWRPGYEPLLERLLAGDGHLPQQTRKTGQRPIESTGCEYADGKLIPALRQSGCCVDQEAVTPEQLLAAVSSDKE